One window of the Pseudomonas sp. S04 genome contains the following:
- a CDS encoding phosphoribosylanthranilate isomerase translates to MPAVRSKICGITRIEDALAAVEAGADAIGLVFYAKSPRAVTVQQARAIIAALPPFVTTVGLFVNASRCELGEILDAVPLDLLQFHGDETLADCEGWHRPYIKALRVKAGDDIAAACDAYPSASGILLDTYVEGVPGGTGEAFDWSLIPPGLRKPIILAGGLTPDNVAQAIARVRPYAVDVSGGVEQGKGIKDHARIHAFMQAVRSSTATM, encoded by the coding sequence ATGCCAGCCGTTCGCAGCAAAATTTGTGGGATTACCCGCATTGAAGACGCGCTGGCGGCGGTCGAGGCCGGGGCCGATGCCATCGGGTTGGTGTTCTACGCCAAGAGCCCGCGGGCGGTCACGGTCCAGCAGGCGCGGGCAATTATCGCCGCGCTGCCGCCGTTCGTGACCACCGTGGGTTTGTTCGTCAACGCCAGTCGCTGCGAGCTCGGCGAGATCCTCGATGCCGTGCCGCTGGACCTGTTGCAGTTCCATGGTGATGAAACCCTGGCCGATTGCGAAGGCTGGCACCGGCCCTATATCAAGGCCCTGCGGGTCAAGGCCGGGGACGATATCGCCGCTGCCTGTGATGCCTACCCGAGTGCCAGTGGGATCTTGCTCGATACCTATGTCGAAGGAGTGCCCGGTGGAACCGGCGAGGCCTTCGACTGGTCATTGATACCGCCGGGTTTGCGCAAGCCGATTATCCTGGCCGGCGGCCTGACCCCGGACAACGTGGCGCAGGCCATTGCCCGGGTCCGGCCGTACGCGGTGGATGTCAGTGGTGGGGTAGAGCAGGGCAAGGGCATCAAGGATCACGCAAGGATTCACGCATTTATGCAGGCCGTACGCAGCAGCACCGCGACGATGTGA
- the truA gene encoding tRNA pseudouridine(38-40) synthase TruA, translated as MAADGFFRIALGVEYKGSRYRGWQRQASGVATVQQALETALSKVADSPVSLHCAGRTDAGVHACGQVVHFDTQVERSLKAWVMGANINLPHDISVSWAKVMPADFHARFKAIARRYRYVIYNDQIRPAHLNEEVTWNHRPLDEQRMAEAAQHLLGTHDFSAFRAGQCQAKSPVKQIHHLRVTRHGKMIVLDIRASAFLHHMVRNIAGVLMTIGTGERPVEWAKEVLESRIRRTGGVTAHPFGLYLVQVEYRDEFPLPERYIGPHFLTGFSELDG; from the coding sequence ATGGCGGCCGACGGCTTTTTCCGGATCGCGTTGGGCGTCGAATACAAAGGCTCGCGCTACCGCGGCTGGCAGCGCCAGGCCTCCGGCGTGGCCACCGTGCAACAAGCCCTCGAGACGGCCTTGTCGAAAGTCGCCGATTCGCCGGTGTCCCTGCATTGCGCGGGGCGCACCGATGCCGGTGTGCACGCCTGTGGCCAGGTGGTGCATTTCGACACCCAGGTGGAGCGTTCGCTGAAGGCCTGGGTCATGGGCGCCAACATCAACTTGCCCCACGACATCAGCGTCAGTTGGGCCAAGGTCATGCCGGCGGATTTCCATGCGCGCTTCAAGGCCATTGCCCGACGTTATCGTTATGTCATCTACAACGACCAGATCCGCCCGGCCCACCTCAACGAGGAAGTGACCTGGAACCATCGGCCGCTGGATGAGCAACGCATGGCCGAAGCTGCGCAGCATTTGCTCGGTACGCACGATTTCAGCGCCTTTCGCGCGGGGCAGTGCCAGGCCAAGTCGCCGGTCAAGCAGATCCATCACCTGCGCGTGACCCGGCACGGCAAAATGATCGTGCTGGACATTCGCGCCAGTGCCTTCCTGCATCACATGGTGCGTAACATTGCCGGGGTGCTGATGACCATCGGTACCGGCGAGCGTCCGGTGGAGTGGGCCAAGGAGGTGCTGGAGAGCCGGATCCGCCGCACGGGCGGGGTCACGGCCCATCCCTTCGGGCTGTACCTGGTGCAGGTCGAGTACCGTGATGAATTCCCGCTGCCAGAGCGTTACATCGGGCCGCATTTCCTCACCGGCTTCTCGGAACTTGACGGCTGA
- a CDS encoding FimV/HubP family polar landmark protein has translation MVQVRKLVLAIAAASALSSGMAHALGLGELTLKSTLNQPLVAEIELLDVKDLTVAEVVPSLASADDFAKAGVDRQAFLNDLTFTPVLNANGKSILRVTSSQPLSEPMVKFLVQVMWPNGRLLRDYSVLLDPSKFSPQTAEAAGQAAPAINAPVTGATAQHTTVARDTLWEIAAKARNGGSIQQTMLAIQALNPDAFIDGNINRLKAGQVLRLPDATQITQLPQTQAIAEVAAQNKAWRQGRRYVPRTQAQQLDATGRAPDAAAAQGAARDSLSLVSAESGKNTGKGAVGDSKGISNKLAVTQESLDTTRRDNAELKSRVADLQSQMDKLQRLIELKNNQLAKLQAEGGATPEAVASETLPAESVPATAPAATDAVPTATPGETPAKATPEQTYNELLTSPLLMGLIGGGAIVLALLLLLLARRRKAQQEAEKHVRMARALAEESDFNEDLDLPESSFEGLEEPAPTAKLATAPTPAPVVAAVVTPVVMTTPIAAPLVAPAGERADDVLGHAQAHIDEGRLNQAASLLEEGIKQEPQRSELRLKLMEVHGMQGDRDAFVVQERQLVANGKNFAQVEELKSRFPAMAAVAAVGGIAAAAVAAELDAQYVKDLLLDEPQEPAPSAEEPALDDDFDSAFDLDLDAPQAAPPVEPAAAVTALEDDFDSAFDLDLDQPEEPVAAPVAPAEVALDDDLDAAFDLSLDELEAVSPAVVATEPVADLEDFPLDDDLSFESPAEAPQSPADLADFDLDLAGDVPESVLAEDAAVLGLDDEPQDLAVSEEPAVAEVTPDDLELPADFDLSLADEMDAPATSDDFITDLDDVHAELDRFAEDLEHPPIGEPSFTAEDAALAMDNDEPEFDFLSGTDEVATKLDLAQAYIDMGDKDGARDILGEVLSEGNDGQKGEAKEMLARLV, from the coding sequence ATGGTTCAAGTTCGCAAACTGGTGTTAGCAATAGCGGCCGCCTCGGCGCTGTCCTCCGGTATGGCGCATGCCCTTGGGCTCGGGGAACTGACCCTGAAGTCGACCCTGAACCAACCGTTGGTGGCCGAGATCGAGTTGCTCGATGTCAAGGACCTGACGGTGGCCGAAGTGGTGCCGAGCCTGGCCTCAGCCGATGACTTCGCCAAGGCCGGCGTGGATCGCCAGGCGTTCCTCAATGACCTGACCTTTACCCCGGTGCTCAATGCCAATGGCAAGAGCATTCTGCGGGTGACCTCCAGCCAGCCATTGTCCGAACCCATGGTCAAGTTCCTGGTCCAGGTGATGTGGCCCAACGGCCGCCTGCTGCGCGACTACAGCGTGCTGCTCGACCCGTCCAAGTTCTCGCCGCAAACGGCCGAGGCTGCCGGGCAAGCCGCGCCGGCGATCAATGCGCCAGTCACCGGGGCGACAGCACAACACACCACCGTGGCCCGCGACACCCTCTGGGAAATCGCCGCCAAGGCACGCAACGGCGGTTCGATCCAGCAGACCATGCTGGCAATCCAGGCGTTGAACCCCGATGCGTTCATCGATGGCAACATCAACCGCTTGAAGGCCGGCCAGGTCCTGCGCCTGCCGGATGCCACGCAAATCACCCAACTGCCGCAGACCCAGGCCATTGCCGAAGTGGCTGCGCAGAACAAGGCCTGGCGCCAGGGCCGTCGCTATGTGCCACGGACCCAGGCCCAGCAACTGGATGCCACCGGTCGTGCACCTGACGCTGCTGCGGCGCAGGGTGCGGCCCGCGACAGCTTGAGCCTGGTCTCGGCCGAGTCGGGCAAAAACACCGGTAAAGGCGCGGTCGGCGACAGCAAGGGCATCAGTAACAAACTGGCGGTGACCCAGGAAAGCCTGGACACCACCCGGCGCGACAATGCCGAGCTGAAAAGCCGCGTGGCCGACCTGCAAAGCCAGATGGACAAGCTGCAACGCTTGATCGAACTGAAGAACAATCAACTGGCCAAGTTGCAGGCTGAAGGCGGCGCGACGCCTGAAGCGGTTGCGTCCGAGACGCTGCCTGCCGAGTCCGTACCGGCCACTGCGCCTGCAGCGACTGACGCTGTACCGACTGCCACCCCTGGCGAAACACCTGCCAAGGCGACACCTGAGCAAACCTACAACGAACTGCTGACCAGCCCGCTGTTGATGGGGCTGATCGGGGGTGGCGCGATTGTCCTGGCGTTGCTGCTGTTGCTGCTGGCCCGCCGGCGCAAGGCGCAGCAGGAAGCCGAGAAGCATGTGCGCATGGCGCGTGCGTTGGCCGAGGAATCGGATTTCAACGAAGACCTGGATCTGCCGGAGAGCAGTTTCGAAGGCCTCGAAGAACCAGCCCCGACTGCCAAGTTGGCCACCGCGCCGACGCCAGCGCCGGTCGTTGCGGCAGTTGTTACCCCGGTGGTAATGACCACGCCGATTGCCGCGCCATTGGTGGCGCCGGCCGGCGAGCGGGCGGACGACGTGCTGGGCCATGCCCAGGCCCATATCGATGAGGGGCGCCTGAACCAGGCCGCCAGCCTGCTCGAGGAAGGCATCAAGCAAGAGCCACAACGCAGCGAGCTGCGCCTCAAGCTGATGGAAGTCCACGGCATGCAGGGCGATCGCGATGCGTTCGTGGTGCAGGAGCGCCAGTTGGTTGCCAATGGCAAGAACTTTGCACAAGTTGAAGAGCTCAAGAGCCGCTTCCCGGCCATGGCGGCGGTCGCTGCAGTCGGTGGTATCGCTGCCGCTGCGGTAGCGGCCGAGCTGGATGCGCAATACGTCAAGGACCTGCTGCTGGACGAGCCGCAAGAACCTGCGCCGAGCGCTGAAGAACCGGCGCTGGACGATGATTTCGACAGTGCCTTCGACCTCGACCTGGACGCACCACAGGCCGCCCCGCCAGTAGAGCCGGCTGCAGCAGTGACGGCGCTGGAAGATGACTTCGACAGCGCCTTTGATCTCGACCTGGATCAGCCCGAGGAGCCGGTTGCGGCACCAGTTGCGCCAGCAGAAGTTGCGCTGGATGACGACCTCGACGCTGCCTTCGATCTCAGCCTGGACGAACTGGAGGCGGTGTCGCCGGCCGTGGTCGCGACCGAACCGGTTGCCGACCTGGAAGACTTCCCGCTGGACGACGATCTGAGTTTCGAGTCGCCGGCTGAGGCGCCGCAAAGCCCGGCCGACCTGGCGGATTTCGACCTGGACCTGGCTGGCGATGTACCGGAGTCGGTCCTGGCTGAGGACGCCGCGGTCCTGGGCCTGGACGATGAGCCCCAGGACCTGGCCGTAAGCGAGGAGCCGGCGGTAGCCGAAGTGACGCCTGACGACCTGGAGTTACCGGCGGATTTCGACCTGTCCCTGGCTGATGAGATGGATGCACCCGCCACATCGGATGACTTCATCACCGACCTGGATGATGTTCACGCTGAACTGGACCGTTTTGCCGAGGATCTCGAACATCCGCCTATCGGCGAGCCGAGCTTCACCGCCGAAGACGCGGCGCTGGCGATGGACAACGACGAACCGGAGTTCGACTTCCTGTCGGGCACCGATGAAGTCGCTACCAAGCTGGACCTGGCCCAGGCCTACATCGACATGGGCGACAAGGACGGCGCGCGGGATATTCTCGGTGAGGTCCTCAGCGAGGGCAACGACGGACAGAAAGGCGAAGCCAAGGAGATGCTTGCTCGTCTGGTGTGA
- a CDS encoding aspartate-semialdehyde dehydrogenase, with protein sequence MSQSFDIAVVGATGTVGETLVQILEERDFPIANLHLLASSESAGHSVPFRGKNVRVREVDEFDFSKVQLVFFAAGPAVTLSFAPRATAAGCSLIDLSGALPAEQAPQVVPEANAQVLASLKKPFQVSSPSASATTLAVVLAPLRELLDVQRVTLTASLAVSTQGREAVTELARQTAELLNVRPLEPRFFDRQMAFNLLAQVGTPDAQGHTLLEKRLVHELRAVLGQPALKISVTCVQAPVFFGDSFSVTLASAKPVDLAAVNAALEVAEGVELVEAGDYPTPVGDAVGQDVVYVGRVRSGVDDPTELNLWLTSDNVRKGAALNAVQVAELLIKALV encoded by the coding sequence ATGAGCCAGTCCTTTGATATCGCCGTTGTCGGCGCCACCGGTACTGTCGGCGAAACCCTCGTCCAGATTCTCGAAGAGCGCGACTTCCCGATCGCTAACCTGCACCTGCTCGCCAGCAGCGAATCGGCCGGGCATTCGGTACCGTTTCGTGGCAAGAACGTGCGGGTGCGGGAGGTCGATGAGTTTGATTTCAGCAAAGTCCAGCTGGTGTTCTTCGCCGCAGGCCCAGCGGTCACCTTGAGCTTTGCCCCGCGTGCGACGGCCGCCGGCTGCTCGCTGATCGATCTGTCAGGAGCCTTGCCGGCCGAGCAGGCGCCCCAGGTGGTGCCGGAGGCCAATGCCCAAGTGCTGGCCAGCCTGAAAAAACCGTTCCAGGTCAGCAGCCCGAGCGCCTCGGCCACCACCCTGGCAGTGGTGCTCGCGCCGTTGCGCGAACTGCTGGATGTGCAGCGCGTGACCCTGACCGCCAGCCTGGCTGTGTCCACCCAGGGCCGCGAGGCGGTGACCGAGTTGGCCCGGCAGACCGCCGAGCTGTTGAATGTGCGTCCATTGGAGCCGCGCTTTTTTGATCGGCAGATGGCATTCAACCTGCTGGCACAGGTCGGCACGCCGGATGCGCAAGGCCACACCCTGCTGGAAAAACGCCTGGTCCACGAACTGCGTGCGGTCCTCGGACAGCCAGCACTGAAAATTTCCGTAACCTGCGTTCAAGCCCCGGTGTTTTTTGGCGATAGCTTTAGCGTGACCCTGGCGTCGGCCAAGCCGGTTGACCTGGCGGCGGTGAACGCTGCACTGGAGGTTGCCGAAGGTGTCGAGCTGGTGGAGGCGGGCGATTACCCGACTCCAGTCGGCGATGCGGTTGGCCAGGACGTGGTCTACGTCGGTCGGGTTCGCAGCGGGGTCGACGACCCGACGGAACTTAATTTGTGGCTGACGTCAGATAACGTGCGCAAAGGCGCAGCGCTCAACGCGGTGCAAGTGGCCGAGTTGTTGATAAAAGCCCTTGTGTAA
- the asd gene encoding aspartate-semialdehyde dehydrogenase: MKRVGLIGWRGMVGSVLMQRMLEEQDFDLIEPVFFTTSNVGGQGPSVGKDIAPLKDAYSIEELKTLDVILTCQGGDYTSEVFPKLREAGWQGYWIDAASSLRMQDDAVIVLDPVNRKVIDQQLDAGTKNYIGGNCTVSLMLMGLGGLFEAGLVEWMSAMTYQAASGAGAQNMRELIKQMGATHAAVADELANPASAILDIDRRVAEAMRSDAYPTENFGVPLAGSLIPWIDKELPNGQSREEWKAQAETNKILGRFKSPIPVDGICVRIGAMRCHSQALTIKLNKDVPIADIEGLISQHNPWVKLVPNNRDSSMQELSPTKVTGTLNVPVGRLRKLNMGTQYLGAFTVGDQLLWGAAEPLRRMLRILLER; this comes from the coding sequence ATGAAACGTGTAGGTCTGATCGGTTGGCGCGGTATGGTCGGTTCCGTGCTCATGCAGCGGATGCTGGAAGAGCAGGATTTCGATCTCATTGAGCCGGTGTTTTTCACCACTTCCAATGTCGGTGGCCAAGGCCCGTCCGTGGGCAAGGATATTGCTCCGCTCAAAGACGCTTACAGCATTGAAGAGCTCAAGACCCTCGACGTGATTCTGACCTGCCAGGGTGGCGACTACACCAGCGAAGTCTTCCCCAAGCTGCGTGAAGCCGGTTGGCAGGGCTACTGGATCGATGCCGCTTCCAGCCTGCGCATGCAGGATGACGCGGTCATCGTGCTGGACCCGGTCAACCGCAAGGTCATCGACCAGCAGCTGGATGCGGGCACCAAGAACTACATCGGCGGCAACTGCACCGTCAGCCTGATGCTGATGGGCCTGGGTGGCCTGTTCGAAGCCGGTCTGGTGGAGTGGATGAGCGCCATGACCTACCAGGCGGCCTCCGGTGCCGGCGCGCAGAACATGCGCGAGCTGATCAAGCAGATGGGCGCGACCCACGCCGCAGTTGCCGATGAACTGGCCAACCCGGCCAGCGCCATCCTCGACATCGACCGCCGTGTGGCCGAAGCCATGCGCAGCGACGCCTATCCGACCGAGAACTTCGGTGTACCACTGGCCGGCAGCCTGATCCCGTGGATCGACAAGGAACTGCCGAACGGCCAGAGCCGTGAAGAGTGGAAGGCCCAGGCCGAGACCAACAAGATCCTCGGTCGCTTCAAGAGCCCGATCCCGGTGGACGGTATCTGCGTGCGGATCGGCGCCATGCGCTGCCACAGCCAGGCGCTGACCATCAAGCTGAACAAAGACGTGCCGATCGCCGATATCGAAGGCTTGATCAGCCAGCACAACCCATGGGTCAAGCTGGTGCCGAACAACCGCGACAGCAGCATGCAGGAGCTGAGCCCGACCAAGGTCACCGGCACCCTGAATGTACCGGTTGGCCGTCTGCGCAAGCTCAACATGGGCACCCAGTACCTGGGCGCGTTCACCGTCGGCGACCAGTTGCTGTGGGGCGCGGCCGAACCACTGCGGCGCATGCTGCGGATCCTGCTGGAACGTTGA
- the leuB gene encoding 3-isopropylmalate dehydrogenase encodes MSKQILILPGDGIGPEIMAEAVKVLELASDKFALGLELSHDVIGGAAIDKHGVPLADETLERARAADAVLLGAVGGPKWDTIERDIRPERGLLKIRAQLGLFGNLRPAILYPQLAEASSLKPEIVAGLDILIVRELTGGIYFGAPRGTRTLENGERQSYDTLPYSESEIRRIARVGFDMAMVRGKKLCSVDKANVLASSQLWREVVEQVAKDYPEVELSHMYVDNAAMQLVRAPKQFDVIVTDNMFGDILSDQASMLTGSIGMLPSASLDTHNKGMYEPCHGSAPDIAGLGIANPLATILSVSMMLRYSFNQQAAAAAIEQAVSLVLDQGLRTGDIWSTGCTKVGTQEMGDAVVAALRNL; translated from the coding sequence ATGAGCAAGCAGATTCTGATTCTCCCAGGCGACGGTATTGGTCCGGAAATCATGGCCGAAGCGGTCAAGGTGCTGGAGCTGGCCAGCGACAAGTTCGCCCTGGGCCTGGAACTGAGCCACGACGTGATCGGCGGCGCGGCCATCGACAAGCACGGCGTACCGCTGGCGGACGAAACCCTGGAGCGCGCGCGCGCGGCCGACGCGGTACTGCTGGGCGCCGTGGGCGGCCCGAAATGGGACACCATCGAGCGTGACATCCGCCCTGAGCGCGGCCTGCTGAAAATCCGTGCGCAACTGGGCCTGTTCGGTAACCTGCGTCCGGCGATCCTTTACCCGCAACTGGCCGAGGCTTCCAGCCTGAAGCCGGAAATCGTTGCCGGCCTGGACATCCTGATCGTTCGCGAACTGACCGGCGGCATCTACTTCGGCGCGCCACGCGGCACCCGCACCCTGGAAAACGGCGAGCGCCAGTCCTACGACACCCTGCCGTACAGCGAAAGCGAAATCCGCCGGATTGCCCGTGTCGGTTTTGACATGGCCATGGTCCGTGGCAAGAAGCTGTGCTCGGTGGACAAGGCCAACGTGCTGGCGTCCAGCCAACTGTGGCGTGAAGTGGTCGAGCAGGTGGCCAAGGATTACCCTGAGGTCGAACTGAGCCACATGTACGTCGACAACGCCGCCATGCAACTGGTGCGTGCACCCAAGCAGTTCGACGTGATCGTTACCGACAACATGTTCGGCGACATCCTGTCCGACCAGGCCTCGATGCTCACCGGCTCCATCGGCATGCTGCCTTCGGCGTCCCTGGATACCCACAACAAGGGCATGTACGAGCCTTGCCACGGCTCGGCGCCGGACATCGCAGGCCTTGGCATTGCCAACCCGCTGGCGACCATTTTGTCGGTGTCGATGATGCTGCGCTACAGCTTCAACCAGCAAGCGGCGGCCGCTGCCATCGAGCAGGCGGTCAGCCTGGTCCTGGACCAGGGCTTGCGCACTGGCGACATCTGGTCGACCGGTTGCACCAAAGTCGGAACGCAGGAAATGGGCGACGCAGTAGTCGCGGCGCTGCGGAATCTGTAA
- a CDS encoding class I SAM-dependent methyltransferase, with translation MTSTTQHTQVVQKQFGEQAAAYLSSAVHAQGTEFALLQGEVAGRGDARVLDLGCGAGHVSFHVAALVKEVVAYDLSQQMLDVVAGAAVERGLSNVSTVLGAAERLPFADAEFDFVFSRYSAHHWSDLGLALREVRRVLKPGGVAAFIDVLSPGSPLFDTYLQSVEVLRDTSHVRDYSAGEWLRQVSEAGLFARSTSRQRLRLEYSSWVERMRTPEVMRGAIRELQQAMGSEVREYFQIEADGSFSTDVLVLIAER, from the coding sequence ATGACCAGCACCACCCAGCACACCCAAGTCGTACAAAAGCAATTCGGTGAACAGGCTGCGGCCTACCTGAGCAGTGCCGTGCACGCCCAGGGCACTGAGTTCGCGCTGCTCCAGGGCGAAGTGGCAGGGCGCGGTGATGCGCGGGTGCTGGACCTGGGCTGCGGCGCCGGGCATGTGAGTTTTCATGTGGCCGCGCTGGTCAAGGAAGTGGTGGCCTACGACCTGTCGCAGCAGATGCTCGATGTGGTCGCCGGTGCTGCGGTTGAGCGTGGCTTGAGCAACGTATCGACAGTCCTGGGCGCCGCCGAGCGGTTGCCGTTCGCCGATGCTGAATTCGACTTCGTCTTCAGCCGGTATTCGGCGCACCATTGGAGCGATCTCGGCCTGGCCCTGCGCGAAGTGCGGCGGGTTTTGAAGCCGGGCGGGGTGGCGGCGTTCATTGATGTCTTGTCGCCGGGTAGCCCGTTGTTCGACACTTACCTGCAGAGCGTCGAAGTGCTGCGCGACACCAGCCATGTGCGCGATTACTCCGCCGGCGAGTGGTTGCGCCAGGTCAGTGAGGCGGGGTTGTTTGCCCGTAGCACCAGCCGTCAACGGCTGCGCCTGGAATACAGCTCCTGGGTCGAGCGCATGCGCACCCCTGAAGTGATGCGCGGGGCGATCCGCGAGCTGCAGCAGGCAATGGGTAGCGAAGTGCGCGAGTATTTCCAGATCGAAGCCGACGGTTCGTTCAGCACCGACGTGCTGGTGTTGATAGCCGAACGCTAG
- the leuD gene encoding 3-isopropylmalate dehydratase small subunit: protein MKAFTQHTGLVAPLDRANVDTDQIIPKQFLKSIKRTGFGPNLFDEWRYLDVGQPYQDNSKRPLNKDFVLNAERYQGASVLLARENFGCGSSREHAPWALEEYGFRSIIAPSYADIFFNNSFKNGLLPIILSDAEVDELFQQVESTPGYQLQVDLQAQTVTRPDGKVLNFEIDAFRKHCLLNGLDDIGLTLQDHEAIATFEAKHRASQPWLFRDA, encoded by the coding sequence ATGAAAGCTTTTACCCAGCACACTGGTCTTGTCGCGCCTCTGGATCGTGCCAACGTGGACACCGACCAGATCATTCCCAAGCAATTCTTGAAGTCGATCAAGCGCACCGGTTTTGGTCCGAACCTGTTCGACGAGTGGCGCTACCTCGATGTCGGGCAGCCGTACCAGGACAACTCCAAGCGTCCGCTGAACAAGGACTTCGTGCTCAATGCCGAACGTTACCAGGGCGCCAGCGTGTTGCTGGCCCGTGAGAACTTCGGTTGCGGCTCGAGCCGCGAGCATGCGCCGTGGGCCCTGGAAGAGTACGGCTTTCGCAGCATCATCGCGCCGAGCTACGCCGATATCTTCTTCAACAACAGCTTCAAGAACGGCTTGTTGCCGATCATCTTGAGCGACGCTGAAGTTGACGAACTGTTCCAGCAGGTGGAAAGCACGCCGGGTTATCAGTTGCAGGTCGACCTGCAGGCCCAGACCGTGACCCGTCCCGACGGCAAGGTGCTGAATTTCGAGATCGACGCCTTTCGCAAGCACTGCCTGCTCAATGGCCTGGATGACATCGGCCTGACCTTGCAGGACCACGAGGCGATTGCCACGTTTGAGGCCAAGCACCGGGCGAGCCAGCCGTGGTTGTTTCGTGACGCGTGA
- the leuC gene encoding 3-isopropylmalate dehydratase large subunit, with amino-acid sequence MAGKTLYDKLWDSHLVKQRDDGSALIYIDRHIIHEVTSPQAFEGLRLAGRKPWRIDANIATPDHNVPTTPERKGGIEAIVDQVSRLQVQTLDDNCDEYGIVEFKMNDVRQGIVHVIGPEQGATLPGMTVVCGDSHTSTHGAFGALAHGIGTSEVEHVLATQCLVAKKMKNMLVSVEGTLPFGVTAKDIVLAVIGKIGTAGGNGHAIEFAGSAIRDLSVEGRMTICNMSIEAGARVGLVAADEKTVAYVKGRPFAPKGAEWDLAVEAWKDLVSDADAKFDTIVELDATQIKPQVSWGTSPEMVLAVDQNVPDPAKEMDLVKRDSIVRALKYMGLTANQAITDIQLDRVFIGSCTNSRIEDLRAAAVIAKGRKVASTIKQAIVVPGSGLVKAQAESEGLDKIFLEAGFEWREPGCSMCLAMNPDRLESGEHCASTSNRNFEGRQGAGGRTHLVSPAMAAAAAVNGRFIDVRELI; translated from the coding sequence ATGGCCGGCAAAACGCTCTACGACAAGCTCTGGGATTCGCATTTGGTCAAGCAGCGCGACGATGGTTCGGCGCTGATCTATATCGATCGTCACATCATTCACGAAGTGACCTCGCCGCAAGCCTTTGAAGGCCTGCGTCTGGCCGGGCGCAAGCCGTGGCGCATCGATGCCAACATCGCGACCCCGGACCACAACGTACCGACCACCCCGGAGCGCAAGGGCGGCATCGAGGCGATTGTCGACCAGGTCTCGCGTTTGCAGGTTCAGACCCTCGACGACAACTGTGACGAATACGGCATCGTCGAATTCAAGATGAACGACGTGCGCCAAGGCATTGTCCACGTCATCGGCCCGGAGCAGGGCGCCACCTTGCCGGGCATGACCGTGGTCTGCGGCGACTCCCATACCTCGACCCACGGTGCCTTTGGGGCCCTGGCCCACGGCATCGGCACCTCCGAGGTCGAGCACGTGCTCGCCACCCAGTGCCTGGTGGCCAAGAAAATGAAGAACATGCTGGTGTCCGTCGAAGGCACCTTGCCGTTTGGCGTGACTGCCAAGGACATCGTGCTCGCCGTGATCGGCAAGATCGGCACCGCCGGCGGTAATGGCCATGCGATCGAATTCGCCGGTAGCGCGATTCGTGACCTGTCCGTTGAGGGCCGCATGACCATCTGCAACATGTCCATCGAAGCCGGTGCCCGTGTGGGCCTGGTAGCCGCCGACGAAAAAACCGTGGCGTACGTCAAGGGCCGTCCTTTCGCCCCGAAAGGCGCGGAATGGGACTTGGCGGTCGAAGCGTGGAAAGACCTGGTGTCGGACGCCGATGCCAAGTTCGACACCATCGTTGAACTCGACGCGACCCAGATCAAGCCACAAGTCAGCTGGGGCACCTCGCCTGAGATGGTACTGGCGGTTGATCAGAACGTGCCGGATCCGGCCAAGGAAATGGACCTGGTCAAGCGCGATTCCATCGTCCGTGCCTTGAAGTACATGGGTTTGACCGCCAACCAGGCGATCACCGACATTCAGCTGGACCGCGTGTTCATTGGTTCCTGCACCAACTCGCGGATCGAAGACTTGCGCGCGGCAGCCGTGATCGCCAAGGGCCGCAAGGTGGCCTCGACCATCAAGCAAGCCATCGTGGTCCCGGGTTCGGGGCTGGTGAAGGCCCAGGCGGAATCGGAAGGCCTGGACAAGATTTTCCTCGAGGCCGGTTTCGAATGGCGTGAGCCAGGCTGCTCGATGTGTCTGGCGATGAACCCGGACCGTTTGGAAAGTGGCGAGCATTGCGCGTCCACCTCCAACCGTAACTTCGAAGGCCGTCAGGGCGCCGGTGGTCGTACTCACCTGGTAAGCCCGGCGATGGCCGCCGCGGCCGCTGTCAACGGCCGTTTCATTGACGTCCGCGAATTGATCTGA